The Cystobacter fuscus DSM 2262 sequence CCGCCACGGCGGCACCCTCCGCTGAGAGTGCTCGTGCGAAGGCTCGTCCGAGACCGCGTCCCCCACCCGTCACAAGCGCCACCTGTCCCTCGAGCGCGTGTTGCTGTGTGGTCATTTTCTGGTCTCCCATGGTTTGCTTGACGCTCCTGGCGTCAATCATTAGTGTCCGAGCCGCAATAGTACACGTCGTCGTCCTCCGCGTGGCCGAGGAGCGAGCATGAATGGGGCGCACGAGCCCGAGTCCGATGCGTTTCCAACGGTGCGCAGGGCCCAACCCGAGGATTGCCCCGCCATCCTCGAGCTCATGCGTTCTGTGTATGGGGACTACAACCCCTACTTCGATGAGTTGGATGCCTGGCTGGCGGACGAGGTGGGCCAGCTCGGCGTCGCGGTGCTCGACGACAAGGTGGTGGGGTTTGGCAAGCTGACCTGTCTGGCGCCCGGCGAGTGGTGGATTGAGAGCATCGCCGTGGATAAGGCATACCGGCGCCGGGGCGTGGCCAGGACCCTCGGCTTCTATGGTCTCTCCCTCTGGCATGAGAGGGGTTCCGGGAGCCTGCGGGCACTGATCGCGGGCTACAACGATCCGAGCTTCAGCTATGGCGAAGCCTTTCAATTCCACCGTTCGGCCCGGTATGTCCATCTGCTCGCCTCCCCGGAGGGCACGACCCATGGCTTCCGCCCGTTGACCGCGGCGGATCGGGATTGGGCGCATGAGCGGCTCACCCGCTCGGCCCTCTGGCAGCACACCGCGGGGCTCGTCGAGTGCCGCTGGAAATGGCAATCCCTCACCCCGGAGTTCCTCTCCAAGTTGATCGACGCGGGAGAGGCCTTCGCCTGGCGGGGTGGGGAGGGAGTGGCTTGCATGTGGCGCCGTCGGGGCGTGAAGGAGCCCGAGCTGCGCGTCTGGTTCGCGGGTGCTCCGGGGAACCTCGGGGAGATGGCGCGAGAGTTCCGCGCGTTCGCGGCCACGCAGCTGCGCGACTTCGGACCGGAGCCCTCCGTCATCCACTGGCGGGTCCCCGACGTGCCCGAGCTCATTCCCACGCTCGAGGCCAGCGGCTTCCGCAAGCGTGAGAGCTTCGAGAACACCTTCTACCTAGTGGAGTACCAGAAATGAGCGCTCGGCTGGGCGCTCGGTGGAAGTAATGCATCAGGCCAGCGGGTTGTCCTCGCTGGCGGCCAGTGGGCCCGGAGACAGGCAAACCCATGACGATGACCCGACTTGACCCCTCCGAGCCGAGGAACGCCGAGCGCGCGTTCCACATGAATACCTATCCGCGTGCGCCCATCACCGTGGTGCGCGGAGAGGGGCTCCGGGTGTGGGATGACCAGGGGCGCGAGTTCCTGGATTTTACCTCCGGCCTGTGCGTCAACACGCTCGGGCACTGCCACCCGGTGGTGGTGGAAGCCGTGCGCGCGCAGGTGGGCACGCTCATTCACGCCACCAATGGCGTGTACACGCTTCCCCAGCTGGAGCTGGCCCGGCTGCTGGTGGAGCACTCGGCGCTGGACAAGGTCTTCTTCTGCAACAGTGGCGCCGAGGCCAACGAGTGCGCCATCAAGCTGGCGCGCAAGTGGGGCCGCACGCGCAAGGGCGGCGCCTACGAGATCATCACCGCCAACACCGGCTTCCACGGGCGCACCCTGGGGACGATGGCCGCCACCGGGCACCGCCACGTGCAGCAGGACTTCGAGCCGCTCCCCGAGGGCTTCACGCAGGTGGAGTTCAACGATCTGGCGGCGCTTCGGGACGCCATCACGGAGCGGACGGCCGCCGTGCTGCTCGAGCCCATCCAGGGCGTCAACGGCGTGGAGCTGGCCACCCAGGAGTACCTCCGGGGGGTGCGCGCGCTGTGTGACGAGAAGGGCGTGTTGCTGATGCTCGATGAGATCCAGTCCGGTGTCGGGCGGACCGGCACGCTCTGGGCCTATGAGGGGTACGGAATCGAGCCGGACGTGATGACGGTGGCCAAGGGCCTGGGCGGTGGGGTGGCCATCGGCGCCTGTCTGGCCAAGGACGCCGTCGCCGTCTTCCAGCCCGGAGATCACGCCTCGACGTTCGGTGGCAACCCGCTGGCCTGCGCCGCCGGCCGGGCCGTGCTCCAGGAAGTCATCGCGAGGGATCTGCCCGGCCACGCGCGGCGCCTGGGCGAGCGGCTGCGGGCGGGACTGGGGGAGATCCAGGCGGAGCCGGGACACGGCATCACCGCGGTGCGTGGCGCCGGGCTGTGGTTCGGGATCGAGTTCGGCGAGGGCGGGGCGAACACCGTCTGGGAGCGCTGCCTCCGGCGGGGCATGCTGTTGGTGCGCTCGGGGACCGGGCGCGCCCTGCGCGTCTCGCCCTCGCTCACCGTCACGGAGCAGGAGTGTGATCGTTTCCTCGAGGTGTTCCGCCAGGCCGTCCGAAGCTGATGGAGTGGGAGGGTGAGATGAGCGAGCGGCAGTCGTCGAGTGGGTGGACCGAGCACCTGGCCCCGTTGACTCCAGGCTGGTCCGTGTGGCGGCAGATAGCGGTGCGCGGGGCGGGTTTCCCGGCGGCCCTGGCGGAGCAGGTGCGGCAGCCGGAGAGTGCCCAGGCCGTGGACGCGCTGCTGCGGCGGGAGGCGGACCTGCGCTCCCAGCGGCTCAAGGCCTCCGAGGTGCGGGAGGCGTTGGCGCCGGAGCGTGCCCGACTGGAGGAGCGGCTCGCGGCGGAGGCCGTGCGCGTGGGCCAGGCGCTGCGTGACGTGGCCCGCATGCCCGAGTTCCGCGAGGCCGTGGTCTGGCAGAACCGCCAGGCGCTGGCGAGCGCCCTGGATGTCCTGCTGCGGCGGGATGTCACCGAGCGCGATAGCCGCACCCGCCAGAAGGAGGAGCTGGTCTCCAAGTACCTGCTGCGCTACTGCCTCAAGAACGACACCATTGGCTTCTTCGGTCCGCTGGGCTGGGGGCGCATCGAGCCCGAGGCGGAGGGGTTCGAGCTCCAGCCCGGTCCGGAGCTGCTCAGCCGTCGGCAGACGCTCTTCGAGCACTGGTGCATCGACACCCTGGCCGAGCGGCTCTCGGCGGACGCGCGGCTGCGCCCGTGGATCGCGCCGCGCGCGCTTCCCGTGGTGCGGCTGGAGGGGACGCGTGCCGTGCCGATGATGGGTGAGCCGGTGGAGCTCAGCGCCGTCGCTGCTCGCGCCCTCGCGCTGTGTGACGGCGAGCGGACGGCCCGGGAGATCGCCTCGCTGCTGCGGCGGGAGTTCCCGCTCGAGGTGCCAGGCGAGGCCGAGGCCTGGGCTCTCCTGGAGGAGCACCGGCAGCAGGCGTGGATCCTCTGGACGCTGGAGCTGCCCAACATCGAGTCGCACCCCGAGCGCGCCCTGCGGCGGCTGCTGGAGCGGATCGACGACACGGCGCTGCGCGCGGAGGTGCTCGCGCCGCTGGACGAGCTGGACGCCCATCGGGAGCAGGTGGCGCGCAGCGTGGGAAACGCCGAGGCGCTCGCGCGCGCGCTCGATGCGCTCAATGACGCGTTCACCGCCCGCACGGGCGAGAAGGCACAGCGCCGCGAGGGCCAGACGTACGCGGGCCGCACGCTGCTCTACCAGGACTGCAACCGGGACATGACGCTCACGCTCGGCCCCGCGCTGCTCCAGCGCCTGGGCCCTCCGCTCGGGCTGCTGCTGGACAGCGCGCGCTGGTTCACCTTCCAGGTCGGTGCGCGCTACCTGGCCTCCTTCGAGCGCGTGTTCGACGAGCTGAGGGCCGACGCCCCCACGGTGGACTTCCTGATGTTCCACCTGGGCGTGAGCGAGTTCTTCCCCTTCATCTCCCACCGCTCGGGTCCCTACCTCAAGCCGGACGTGGCCAAGGATCTGATCGCCGAGTTGCAAGCGCGCTGGACCCGGCTGCTCAACGTGAAGCCTGGGGAGCAGCGCATCCAGCGCTCCTCCGCGGAGCTGGCCGCGGCGGCGCGGGATCTGTTCGCCGCGCCCGGGCCGGGTTGGCCCGGGGCCCGTTACCATGCACCGGACCTGATGATCTCCGCCTCGAGCCCGGAGGCGCTGCGGCGCGGGGAGTTCTTCGCCGTGTTGGGCGAGCTGCACATCGCCCTCAACACGTTGGAGTCCCCCGTCTTCTTCTTCCAGCACCCCCGGCCGGAGGAGTTGGTGCGCGCGCTGGAGCAGGACATCCCTGGCCCGCGCATCTCCCCGGCGGTCCCCAAGGATCGCGCCACCCGCGCGGCCATCGTGCCCTTCAACCGCAACGCGTTGGAGTTCGTCTTCGACACGACCCGCTCGTGGCGTCCATCCTCCCAGGTGCTGTCGGTGGGCACGCTGGTGGTGGAGCGGGTGGAGGGGCAGCTCCAGGTGCGCACGCGCGATGGGAGCTGGCGGTGCCACGTGCTGGAGTTCTATGACTGGCTGCTCAGCATCCAGTTCGCGGGGGAGATGCACCTGTTGCCCCCCCAGACCCACTCCCCGCGGGTGACCATCGACGACATGGTGGTGAGCCGGGAGACGTGGCACTTCACCACCGCGCGGCTGCCCTTCCTGCGGCTCCACGATCCAACGACGCGGTTCCTGGAAGCGCGGCGCTGGGCCCAGCAGCACGGCCTGCCGGATCGGGTCTTCTACAAGACGACCAACGAGCGCAAGCCCTTCTTCCTGGACCTCACCAGCCCCCTGTCGCTCAAGTCCTTCGTCACGATGGCCCGGGCTTCCGAGGACGTGGTCATCACCGAGATGCTGCCGACCACGGAGCAGCTCTGGCTCACGGACGCGCGGGGGCAGTCCTATACGAGCGAGCTGCGCATGGTCATGGTGGACGGACAGCCCTGGCGCCCAGGTTAGGCACGGGACGCGCTCCGCGTCCCCTCGACATCGAGCCCCCTACGGCGGGCCGCCT is a genomic window containing:
- a CDS encoding lantibiotic dehydratase, with translation MSERQSSSGWTEHLAPLTPGWSVWRQIAVRGAGFPAALAEQVRQPESAQAVDALLRREADLRSQRLKASEVREALAPERARLEERLAAEAVRVGQALRDVARMPEFREAVVWQNRQALASALDVLLRRDVTERDSRTRQKEELVSKYLLRYCLKNDTIGFFGPLGWGRIEPEAEGFELQPGPELLSRRQTLFEHWCIDTLAERLSADARLRPWIAPRALPVVRLEGTRAVPMMGEPVELSAVAARALALCDGERTAREIASLLRREFPLEVPGEAEAWALLEEHRQQAWILWTLELPNIESHPERALRRLLERIDDTALRAEVLAPLDELDAHREQVARSVGNAEALARALDALNDAFTARTGEKAQRREGQTYAGRTLLYQDCNRDMTLTLGPALLQRLGPPLGLLLDSARWFTFQVGARYLASFERVFDELRADAPTVDFLMFHLGVSEFFPFISHRSGPYLKPDVAKDLIAELQARWTRLLNVKPGEQRIQRSSAELAAAARDLFAAPGPGWPGARYHAPDLMISASSPEALRRGEFFAVLGELHIALNTLESPVFFFQHPRPEELVRALEQDIPGPRISPAVPKDRATRAAIVPFNRNALEFVFDTTRSWRPSSQVLSVGTLVVERVEGQLQVRTRDGSWRCHVLEFYDWLLSIQFAGEMHLLPPQTHSPRVTIDDMVVSRETWHFTTARLPFLRLHDPTTRFLEARRWAQQHGLPDRVFYKTTNERKPFFLDLTSPLSLKSFVTMARASEDVVITEMLPTTEQLWLTDARGQSYTSELRMVMVDGQPWRPG
- a CDS encoding aspartate aminotransferase family protein gives rise to the protein MTMTRLDPSEPRNAERAFHMNTYPRAPITVVRGEGLRVWDDQGREFLDFTSGLCVNTLGHCHPVVVEAVRAQVGTLIHATNGVYTLPQLELARLLVEHSALDKVFFCNSGAEANECAIKLARKWGRTRKGGAYEIITANTGFHGRTLGTMAATGHRHVQQDFEPLPEGFTQVEFNDLAALRDAITERTAAVLLEPIQGVNGVELATQEYLRGVRALCDEKGVLLMLDEIQSGVGRTGTLWAYEGYGIEPDVMTVAKGLGGGVAIGACLAKDAVAVFQPGDHASTFGGNPLACAAGRAVLQEVIARDLPGHARRLGERLRAGLGEIQAEPGHGITAVRGAGLWFGIEFGEGGANTVWERCLRRGMLLVRSGTGRALRVSPSLTVTEQECDRFLEVFRQAVRS
- a CDS encoding GNAT family N-acetyltransferase — protein: MNGAHEPESDAFPTVRRAQPEDCPAILELMRSVYGDYNPYFDELDAWLADEVGQLGVAVLDDKVVGFGKLTCLAPGEWWIESIAVDKAYRRRGVARTLGFYGLSLWHERGSGSLRALIAGYNDPSFSYGEAFQFHRSARYVHLLASPEGTTHGFRPLTAADRDWAHERLTRSALWQHTAGLVECRWKWQSLTPEFLSKLIDAGEAFAWRGGEGVACMWRRRGVKEPELRVWFAGAPGNLGEMAREFRAFAATQLRDFGPEPSVIHWRVPDVPELIPTLEASGFRKRESFENTFYLVEYQK